From a single Lolium rigidum isolate FL_2022 chromosome 7, APGP_CSIRO_Lrig_0.1, whole genome shotgun sequence genomic region:
- the LOC124672280 gene encoding putative F-box protein At2g33200 has protein sequence MEESTAAGPDWSKLPSDILTTVLGRLEFPDLFSAADVCVSWRSISRALRHLGIYSRPQTPCLFHTTAAGGTRAAELLSLADKKAYRARLPDPPIGERNIVGSSHGWLVTADARSDLHLLNPATGEQVALPSVGTIEKVSPVFDPAGNLQRYDLSFYDEDPLPYAVDELRGVLYLKAVLSCDPSMGDCTVVVIHNPYRDISFARIGDEKWHWVPSLPREPPEYSDCIFGDDGALYAMNRLGGIHRYAIEGSCAVPEMIFKDTSPFSAYNAYIAKTSSGDVLQVWRITKSTSGEQKGIHTTRVDIYKADLDSQQIVHVPTLGDDALFIGHNCTYCLSTKDYPRLLPNHVYFTDDDEYLLMDGHEIRRDVGIFNLEDECSYDVVSPQPWLNWPIPIWIIPSFNKIQK, from the coding sequence ATGGAGGAATCGACGGCAGCCGGCCCCGACTGGTCCAAGCTGCCATCCGACATCCTCACCACTGTCCTCGGCAGGCTGGAGTTCCCGGACCTGTTCAGCGCCGCCGATGTATGTGTTTCCTGGCGCTCCATCTCTCGCGCCCTCCGCCACCTTGGGATCTACAGCCGCCCCCAAACCCCGTGCCTATTCcacaccaccgccgccggcggCACCCGCGCCGCCGAGCTCCTCAGCCTCGCCGACAAGAAGGCCTACAGGGCGCGCCTCCCGGACCCTCCCATCGGGGAGCGCAACATCGTCGGCTCCTCGCACGGGTGGCTCGTCACCGCCGACGCCCGCTCCGATCTCCACCTCCTCAACCCGGCCACGGGCGAGCAGGTCGCGCTCCCCTCTGTCGGCACCATCGAGAAGGTAAGCCCTGTCTTCGACCCCGCCGGCAACCTCCAAAGGTACGATCTTTCTTTCTACGACGAGGACCCGCTGCCCTACGCGGTGGACGAGCTCCGGGGAGTCCTATATCTCAAGGCAGTACTGTCCTGCGATCCTTCCATGGGGGACTGCACGGTCGTGGTGATTCACAATCCCTATAGGGATATCTCCTTTGCGAGAATCGGCGATGAGAAATGGCACTGGGTCCCTTCCTTGCCCCGTGAACCACCCGAGTACTCCGATTGCATATTTGGCGACGATGGTGCGCTCTACGCGATGAATCGCCTAGGCGGGATCCATCGTTATGCCATTGAAGGCTCTTGTGCGGTGCCCGAAATGATCTTCAAAGACACCTCGCCATTCAGTGCATATAATGCTTACATAGCAAAGACATCATCTGGTGATGTGCTGCAAGTATGGAGGATAACCAAGAGCACAAGCGGTGAGCAAAAAGGGATACATACAACTCGTGTTGACATATACAAGGCTGACCTTGACAGCCAGCAGATAGTTCATGTGCCAACCTTGGGGGATGATGCATTGTTTATCGGCCACAACTGTACCTATTGCCTTTCCACAAAGGactacccaaggctgctgccaaaCCATGTCTATTTTACCGATGACGATGAGTACTTGCTGATGGATGGACACGAGATCCGTCGGGATGTTGGAATATTTAATTTGGAGGATGAATGTTCTTATGATGTAGTATCTCCCCAACCTTGGTTGAATTGGCCTATCCCCATATGGATCATTCCAAGTTTTAATAAGATCCAGAAATAG